The Takifugu flavidus isolate HTHZ2018 chromosome 21, ASM371156v2, whole genome shotgun sequence genome has a window encoding:
- the tshz1 gene encoding teashirt homolog 1 encodes MPRRKQQAPRRSSAYGPEDNFKDKIDEEEPLQDDGLSLDGQDADFLFNDEEDAKDHYSCQNSPLSNGTNPDAGYASPLSTTSDQMLDLKAASSISDQEKIKETLGASTESINGLSVQDSLAQMKAVYASLISDASWSSMAVDMLKHKQGHNDAASNGNVTNHKARNGFLNSHSPGNIHLKSRCNTSNASSTNIISTSSTTTRTVSSNSTSGTSVSSSSAGGLAYDWHQAALAKTLQQTTYQLLPEPSLFSTVQLYRQNNKLYGPVFTGASKFRCKDCSAAYDTLVGLTVHMNETGHYRDDNKDADDDRSKKWSKPRKRSLMEMEGKEDAQKVLKCMYCGHSFESLQDLSVHMIKTKHYQKVPLKEPMPALTSKLVPTTKKRAFQDMMSPSSPESISSGILLGEPPKDQKVANPYVTPNNRYGYQNGASYTWQFEARKAQILKCMECGSSHDTLQQLTAHMMVTGHFLKVTNSASKKGKQLVFDSVIEEKFQSIPLPPTTTRLPASNGKSQPNSPGQPSSPDEESEKKKNEEAVEEKMETKEPQKNIKEEKEDPTEKPDKQHKTKSYQYLREEDLEETPKGGLDILKSLENTVSSAISKAQTGTPTWGGYPSIHAAYQLHGSLKSILPSGAQVQPLFSSNSLKVLSADLSTLIHSPTSPSPPPSHRSNVLAMEELVEKVTGKTSAKNEKDDKFPDNKCKLAKSPLPNPKDRRSSPDLENLSKVAKNSVVDIKSESRGREGEQTESKSETLMKSEAKSPKSPLSNGCSNLSIITDHSTEQPLVSPLSALQSIMNSHLGKAAKVTTPFIDPFAMLYKMNANSVHMKSAEPLSQNQDDDDQPMDLTKSRHSDSSTTRAVSVPNSNDRVNNSKAVCKNSQTSSPALRENALMDISDMVKNLTGRLTPKSTTPSSISEKSDLDGCTLDDNLEELSPIQRRKGRQSNWNPQHLLILQAQFASSLKETPDGKFVISDLGPQERVHICKFTGLSMTTISHWLANVKYQLKRTGGTKFLKNIDSGQPLFLCSDCASQFRTPSSYIHHLESHLGFTLKDLSKLSIDILEQQAVGRMEDRTLGSSGLTEEDTGSIHQCRLCNRTFVSKHAIKLHLCKTHGKSPEDHLIFVKEFDKQ; translated from the coding sequence CCTATGGACCTGAGGACAATTTCAAAGATAAGATTGATGAAGAGGAACCTCTGCAAGATGACGGCCTCTCGCTGGATGGTCAAGACgcagattttcttttcaatgatgaagaggatgcaAAAGATCATTACAGCTGCCAGAACTCTCCCCTCAGCAATGGGACGAACCCCGATGCTGGCTATGCCTCCCCGCTCAGTACGACCAGCGATCAAATGCTGGATCTTAAGGCAGCTTCCTCCATTAGCGACCAAGAAAAGATAAAGGAGACGTTAGGGGCAAGCACAGAGTCCATCAATGGCCTCTCTGTGCAAGACAGTCTGGCACAAATGAAAGCTGTCTATGCAAGCCTGATCTCTGAtgcctcctggtccagcatgGCTGTGGACATGCTTAAGCATAAGCAGGGGCACAATGATGCCGCTAGCAATGGCAACGTTACCAATCATAAAGCTCGTAATGGCTTCCTGAACAGCCACAGCCCAGGCAACAttcatctgaagagcagatgcAACACTTCCAATGCCTCAAGCACTAATATTATTAGCACCAGCAGTACTACCACTAGAACAGTGTCCAGCAACAGCACCAGTGGTACAAGTGTAAGCTCAAGCAGCGCGGGCGGACTGGCTTATGACTGGCACCAGGCAGCATTGGCAAAAACCTTACAGCAGACCACATACCAACTCCTTCCAGAGCCTAGCCTTTTCAGCACTGTCCAGCTTTACAGGCAAAATAATAAGCTGTACGGCCCTGTGTTTACAGGGGCCAGCAAGTTTAGGTGTAAGGACTGTAGCGCAGCCTACGACACTTTGGTAGGCCTCACAGTGCATATGAATGAGACGGGCCACTACCGCGATGACAACAaggatgctgatgatgacaGAAGCAAGAAGTGGTCCAAGCCACGGAAGAGGTCCctgatggagatggagggcAAAGAAGATGCCCAGAAAGTCCTCAAATGCATGTACTGTGGGCACTCTTTCGAATCGCTGCAAGACCTCAGTGTTCACATgatcaaaacaaaacactatCAGAAAGTGCCTCTAAAAGAACCAATGCCAGCGCTCACCTCCAAGCTGGTACCTACAACCAAAAAAAGAGCATTCCAAGACATGATGTCTCCGAGCTCGCCAGAGTCTATCTCCTCTGGCATACTCTTAGGAGAACCTCCTAAAGACCAAAAAGTGGCCAATCCTTATGTCACGCCAAACAATCGATACGGTTACCAGAATGGTGCCAGTTACACGTGGCAGTTTGAAGCACGCAAGGCACAAATTCTCAAATGCATGGAATGCGGAAGTTCACACGACACTCTGCAGCAACTCACAGCGCACATGATGGTCACAGGACACTTCCTTAAGGTGACCAATTCAGCCTCTAAAAAGGGTAAACAGTTGGTTTTCGATTCAGTTATTGAGGAGAAATTCCAATCAATTCCTCTTCCACCAACTACGACACGACTCCCAGCAAGCAATGGGAAGTCACAGCCCAACTCCCCAGGGCAGCCTTCCAGTCCCGATGAGGagagtgaaaaaaagaaaaatgaagaagcagtggaggagaaaatggagacCAAGgaacctcagaaaaatataaaagaggagaaagaagatCCAACTGAAAAGCCTGATAAACAACACAAGACCAAATCTTACCAATACTTGAGAGAGGAAGACTTGGAAGAAACTCCCAAAGGGGGCTTGGACATCTTAAAGTCTTTAGAGAACACTGTTTCAAGTGCAATCAGCAAGGCTCAAACAGGCACACCAACCTGGGGTGGATATCCCAGCATCCACGCTGCCTATCAGCTCCACGGATCCTTGAAGTCCATCTTGCCCTCAGGTGCACAGGTTCAACCTTtgttcagcagcaacagtctaAAGGTCCTGTCTGCTGATTTAAGCACTCTGATCCATTCGCCAACCAGCCCATCCCCGCCCCCAAGCCATAGGAGCAATGTTCTGGCCATGGAAGAGCTAGTGGAGAAGGTGACAGGGAAAACTTCAGCAAAGAATGAAAAGGATGACAAATTCCCAGACAACAAATGCAAATTGGCAAAATCTCCTTTGCCGAACCCAAAGGACAGACGGTCTTCACCCGATCTAGAAAACCTCTCAAAGGTGGCGAAAAATTCTGTAGTCGATATCAAGAGTGAGTcaagaggcagagaaggagagcagaCAGAGAGCAAATCAGAAACCCTGATGAAGAGCGAAGCCAAGTCACCAAAAAGCCCTCTAAGCAATGGATGCAGTAACCTGAgcatcattactgatcactCAACCGAACAACCACTTGTCAGCCCTCTCAGTGCCCTGCAGTCCATAATGAACAGCCACTTGGGTAAAGCTGCAAAGGTGACCACCCCTTTCATAGACCCCTTCGCAATGCTTTACAAGATGAACGCCAACTCTGTGCACATGAAGTCAGCAGAGCCTTTGAGCCAGAACCAGGACGACGATGACCAGCCCATGGATTTGACCAAATCCAGACACTCAGATTCAAGTACAACCAGGGCTGTTTCTGTTCCAAACAGCAACGACAGAGTCAACAACAGCAAAGCAGTTTGCAAAAATTCACAGACGTCGTCTCCGGCTCTGCGGGAAAACGCTTTGATGGATATTTCCGACATGGTCAAAAATCTAACTGGCCGTTTGACACCAAAGTCAACAACTCCTTCTTCCATCTCTGAAAAATCGGACCTGGACGGCTGTACTTTAGATGACAATTTGGAGGAACTGTCTCCCATTCAGAGACGGAAAGGCAGACAGTCAAACTGGAATCCCCAACACCTTCTAATACTGCAGGCCCAGTTTGCCTCGAGTCTGAAGGAGACTCCAGATGGAAAGTTTGTGATTAGTGACTTGGGACCTCAAGAGAGGGTCCACATATGTAAATTCACTGGTCTGTCCATGACTACTATCTCACATTGGCTGGCCAATGTCAAGTACCAGTTAAAGAGGACAGGGGGGACTAAATTCCTAAAAAATATTGACTCTGGCCAACCTCTGTTTTTGTGCAGTGACTGTGCTTCCCAGTTCAGGACTCCCTCTTCCTACATCCATCATTTGGAGTCCCACCTTGGGTTCACCCTGAAGGACCTTTCAAAGCTTTCCATAGATATATTAGAGCAGCAGGCAGTCGGCAGAATGGAGGATAGGACTCTCGGCTCCTCTGGACTGACGGAAGAAGACACCGGCTCGATCCATCAGTGCAGACTGTGCAATCGGACATTTGTCAGCAAACATGCAATCAAACTGCACCTTTGCAAGACACACGGCAAGTCCCCAGAGGACCATCTTATCTTTGTGAAAGAATTTGACAAACAATGA